The proteins below are encoded in one region of Ignavibacteria bacterium:
- a CDS encoding CBS domain-containing protein, which produces MKKFDETGAWNLPVVNNRKYVGFVSKSSIFTKYRDSIIKSAVER; this is translated from the coding sequence ATGAAAAAGTTCGATGAAACGGGAGCATGGAACCTGCCAGTGGTAAACAACAGGAAATACGTGGGGTTCGTTTCAAAATCAAGCATATTTACCAAATACCGCGACAGCATAATTAAAAGCGCCGTGGAAAGATAG